From a region of the Saccharomyces paradoxus chromosome IV, complete sequence genome:
- the SNU56 gene encoding Snu56p (Component of U1 snRNP required for mRNA splicing via spliceosome~similar to YDR240C), whose amino-acid sequence MRPRRRGLAYHHTKPKGQLSQGHYPTVSNDGQRRKVSNPEAFQSFDIWKNLDKIRSTKKNAVQFIKGSLLIIPMRAQDKQQFEECMNELHKYISKDILQCYPQEEQTGENALFYVALKDFNILDSCFVLSVLLAFQKRLWMAPSEKSYFRVPKNINLTGSFYLPKNIETARGHIITSYRKEQPTSSIVEVGFNVVPNFQQFQVKACHVSKFMNELSNFFSQVEFGKCENNVINRFQREYKRNHSQISLALYELPLIGDGLFDMKSYISKTRPIIETSKAQMIKHISELKAYSEITGPQGDQLPRPQRPLPNSSSQNAFSSSITIQTGTASHQSKLQRNIVSKPSNALNSSNRYSGPTTLEDGRYVDSHKSGFMTQDEIKQHCIGTIKASMDAVKKKSSYQILKTYVRCPRQNYIDIVYQSLNDLRSKTNCNIVVLNLNNLHESQPWLGSLNIANYTVFAQQPHPSTVRVVSIGGVGEYIVKALELILNILEH is encoded by the coding sequence ATGCGCCCAAGAAGGAGAGGATTAGCGTATCACCATACCAAGCCAAAGGGACAGCTTTCACAAGGACATTATCCTACAGTATCCAATGATGGACAAAGAAGGAAGGTCAGTAATCCCGAAGCATTCCAATCTTTTGATATATGGAAAAACCTGGATAAGATAAGAtcaacaaagaagaatgcagttcaattcatcaaagGAAGTCTGCTCATAATTCCCATGAGGGCTCAAGATAAACAACAGTTCGAGGAGTGCATGAACGAATTGCATAAGTATATATCTAAGGACATATTGCAATGTTACCCACAGGAAGAGCAGACAGGCGAAAACGCACTTTTCTACGTAGCGTTGAAGGACTTCAATATATTGGACTCTTGCTTCGTATTGTCGGTTCTGCTTGCTTTCCAGAAGCGTTTATGGATGGCACCATCAGAAAAATCCTACTTTAGAGTTCCTAAGAATATTAACTTGACAGGTTCATTTTATTTGCCCAAAAATATAGAAACTGCTAGGGGTCATATAATAACAAGCTATAGAAAAGAGCAACCCACGTCTAGTATTGTAGAAGTTGGTTTCAATGTTGTTCCAAACTTTCAACAGTTTCAAGTTAAGGCCTGTCACGTAAGTAAGTTCATGAACGAGCtttccaatttcttttcacaGGTAGAATTTGGTAAGTGTGAAAACAATGTAATAAACCGCTTTCAGCGTGAATATAAGCGGAATCATTCACAGATATCACTTGCCCTCTACGAACTTCCATTAATTGGCGATGGCTTATTTGATATGAAGTCATACATCAGCAAAACCAGACCAATTATAGAAACATCAAAAGCCCAAATGATTAAACACATTTCTGAGTTAAAGGCATATAGTGAAATAACTGGTCCTCAAGGAGACCAACTCCCACGACCACAAAGGCCTTTACCGAATTCGTCTTCTCAAAATgctttttcctcttctatAACTATTCAAACAGGCACAGCTTCACATCAATCAAAATTACAAAGGAACATTGTTAGTAAGCCATCAAATGCATTGAATTCCTCTAACCGTTATTCTGGGCCCACAACTCTAGAGGATGGGAGATATGTTGACAGCCATAAATCAGGCTTCATGACGCAGGATGAAATCAAACAACACTGTATTGGTACCATAAAAGCTTCTATGGATGCggtgaaaaagaaatcctCGTATCAGATTCTAAAAACATATGTTAGGTGCCCAAGACAAAATTatattgatattgtttATCAGAGTTTGAATGACCTACGATCAAAGACAAATTGTAATATTGTCGTattaaatttgaataatcTCCACGAGTCACAGCCGTGGCTTGGATCTTTGAATATAGCGAATTACACTGTTTTTGCTCAGCAGCCTCACCCAAGTACCGTTCGCGTTGTAAGTATTGGCGGGGTCGGTGAATATATAGTCAAAGCATTAGAGCTGATATTGAATATATTAGAGCATTGA
- the AMD2 gene encoding putative amidase (amidase~similar to YDR242W) has translation MTVHSTWKDKVQLKKNQLNSKIKDEWKLNSATVWRLRNDKKNLIKNIDDLCPSSENQITHSTIMSLRERLGTRELSCHEITFAFCHRAALIHQVVNCLSEIMFSEALRLADYHDKNRPATLPPLYGIPISLKDQCNVEGVDTSLGYLSRTFKPKTKNEESLIVSFLRDLGAIIFVKTTVPSSMMATDTQSNTFGYTYNSINLSFSSGGSSGGEGSLIGAHGSLLGLGTDIGGSIRIPSSYQGLFGLKPTFGRVPYLRVDNSFEGRETIPSVIGPLAKNLSDLRYFMSCIINTCQPWVQDVKCIPYHFDSTTKKLHDNYVVAIWYGDGVVDPPPSDIRALKTCEDLVNKTKGMKAIKWEPSSELSRELFDIANEADVADSGNEIKGEFKVSGEPLLDILKPMVLEDGRPPYTVNEWWHLTKRVYNAQQSMRDYYLSFPESERPDVIISPTTLMPFRPGDMLKTTLRYILLFNVLNFPSLSIPVGNVNCQIDGLMDATSSLNPEDKMVKTYWNGLIKSGEIDGFPVGLQVVSPTFNDSEVCKFASWLFSKI, from the coding sequence ATGACCGTACATTCAACGTGGAAGGATAAagttcaattgaaaaaaaaccaacTGAACAGTAAGATAAAAGATGAATGGAAATTAAACAGCGCAACTGTATGGAGGTTGAGGAacgataaaaaaaatttaatcaagaatattgatgatttaTGTCCGTCTTCAGAGAATCAAATTACCCACTCCACGATTATGTCCTTAAGAGAGAGGCTGGGCACAAGAGAGTTAAGCTGCCATGAAATAACATTTGCATTTTGTCATAGGGCTGCTTTGATTCATCAAGTAGTAAATTGTTTATCGGAAATCATGTTCTCGGAGGCATTAAGATTGGCTGATTATCACGACAAGAATAGACCAGCCACATTACCACCCTTGTACGGTATACCAATATCTCTCAAAGACCAATGTAATGTCGAGGGAGTAGACACCTCATTGGGTTATTTATCCCGAACCTTCAAACCAAAGACCaagaatgaagaatcaTTGATTGTCAGTTTTCTGAGAGATTTAGGAGCTATAATATTCGTAAAAACCACCGTACCTTCTTCGATGATGGCTACAGATACACAATCTAATACCTTTGGATACACATATAATAGTATTAACTTGAGCTTCTCCAGTGGTGGGTCCTCTGGAGGAGAGGGTTCTTTAATCGGTGCTCATGGTTCTTTGTTGGGCCTAGGTACTGATATAGGCGGAAGTATCAGGATTCCTAGTAGTTACCAAGGATTGTTCGGTTTGAAACCAACTTTCGGACGCGTTCCCTACTTGAGAGTGGATAATTCATTCGAAGGAAGGGAGACAATTCCCAGCGTAATTGGGCCGTTGGCAAAAAACCTTTCGGATTTAAGATATTTCATGAGTTGTATTATCAATACCTGTCAACCATGGGTACAAGATGTCAAGTGTATTCCTTACCATTTTGATTCcactacaaaaaaattacacgATAATTATGTCGTTGCAATATGGTATGGCGATGGCGTTGTTGATCCTCCGCCTAGTGACATCAGGGCTTTAAAGACGTGCGAAGATCTGGTTAATAAAACTAAGGGAATGAAGGCAATTAAATGGGAGCCTTCCAGTGAATTGAGCAGAGAATTGTTTGATATTGCAAATGAAGCGGATGTCGCTGACTCAGGTAACGAGATAAAAGGCGAATTCAAAGTTTCTGGAGAGCCCCTCTTGGATATTCTAAAACCAATGGTTTTGGAAGACGGAAGGCCTCCATATACTGTTAATGAATGGTGGCATTTGACCAAAAGAGTTTATAATGCACAACAATCAATGAGAGATTATTATCTTTCATTCCCAGAATCAGAAAGACCTGACGTTATTATATCTCCTACAACGCTGATGCCGTTTAGGCCCGGTGACATGCTAAAGACAACCTTACGGTATATTTTACTATTTAACGTTTTAAATTTCCCATCTTTATCTATACCTGTAGGTAATGTCAATTGCCAAATTGACGGGCTGATGGATGCTACTTCTTCACTCAATCCAGAAGATAAAATGGTCAAGACATACTGGAATGGTTTAATAAAGTCTGGTGAGATAGATGGGTTTCCAGTAGGCCTGCAGGTGGTTAGCCCTACGTTCAATGACAGTGAAGTTTGTAAATTTGCATCTTGGCTTTTCAGCAAAATATAG
- the PRP28 gene encoding mRNA splicing protein PRP28 (RNA helicase in the DEAD-box family~similar to YDR243C), with amino-acid sequence MARPIDVSQLIAGINKKRGLDRGTPGKVSKPKFLSKNERFKQERLEENEEDLKPAVGNIATVDVEEVNFRDDSFLNETNNKKKNSSKQNGSKFQFSWNESEDTLTGYDPIVSTKASDLLQKGKTPKDSAESSYMGKHWTEKSLHEMNERDWRILKEDYAIVTKGGAVQNPLRNWEELNIIPRDLLRVITQQLQFPSPTPIQRITIPNVCDAKQYRDFLGVASTGSGKTLAFVIPILIRMSRSPPRPPSLKIMDGPKALILAPTRELVQQIQTETQKVTKLWSKENNYDCRVISIVGGHSLEEISFSLSEGCDILVATPGRLIDSLENHLLVMKQVETLVLDEADKMIDLGFEDQVTNILTKVDVNADPAVNRQTLMFTATMTPVIEKIAAGYMKKPVYATIGVDTGSDPLIRQVVEYADNDEDKFKKLKSAVIKYEPPIIIFINYKQTADWLAEKFQKETNMKVTILHGSKSQEQREYSLQLFRTNKVQIMIATNVAARGLDIPNVSLVVNFQISKKIDDYIHRIGRTGRAAKEGTAISFVSGAEDESLIRDLHKYVRKHDPLNSNIFSDVVKNKYNVGKQAVNEVIY; translated from the coding sequence ATGGCAAGACCGATTGATGTTAGCCAGCTGATTGCTGGTataaacaagaagagaGGGCTAGATAGGGGTACGCCAGGTAAAGTCAGCAAACCTAAGTTTCTGagtaaaaatgaaagattCAAGCAGGAGCGTCTGGAGGAGAACGAAGAGGATTTGAAACCTGCCGTGGGTAACATTGCTACAGTAGATGTTGAAGAGGTGAACTTCAGAGACGACAGTTTTCTCAAtgaaacaaataataagaaaaagaattcATCAAAGCAAAATGGTtccaaatttcaattttcttggaatGAAAGCGAAGATACTCTCACTGGTTACGATCCTATTGTTTCGACTAAAGCTAGCGATTTGCTGCAAAAAGGGAAGACTCCTAAGGATTCTGCAGAATCTTCCTATATGGGTAAGCATTGGACCGAGAAGTCTTTGCATGAAATGAATGAGAGAGATTGGAGAATACTGAAAGAGGACTACGCTATTGTTACAAAAGGTGGGGCAGTACAAAATCCATTGAGGAATTGGGAAGAACTTAATATTATACCAAGGGATTTGTTACGTGTAATTACACAGCAACTTCAATTTCCTTCACCGACACCTATTCAAAGAATTACTATCCCAAACGTTTGCGATGCAAAACAATATAGAGATTTCCTTGGTGTTGCGTCTACAGGCTCAGGTAAGACTTTAGCCTTTGTAATACCTATTCTAATCAGGATGAGTAGATCACCTCCGAGGCCACCATCTTTAAAGATCATGGATGGCCCCAAAGCATTAATTCTAGCACCAACAAGAGAACTGGTAcaacaaattcaaacaGAAACACAAAAGGTCACAAAATTATGGTCCAAAGAGAATAATTATGACTGTAGAGTAATTTCTATTGTAGGTGGACACTCGTTGGAGGAAATCTCATTCTCTCTATCGGAGGGCTGTGATATTCTGGTGGCTACGCCAGGGCGTTTGATTGACTCTTTAGAAAATCATTTACTAGTAATGAAACAGGTGGAGACATTGGTGCTAGATGAAGCTGATAAAATGATTGATTTAGGTTTTGAAGACCAAGTAACTAACATTTTAACAAAAGTTGATGTAAATGCTGATCCCGCGGTGAACAGACAAACCTTGATGTTTACGGCTACAATGACCCCCgtaatagaaaaaattgcagCAGGGTACATGAAAAAGCCTGTTTATGCAACCATAGGGGTTGATACAGGCTCTGATCCTTTGATACGACAGGTTGTGGAATATGCtgacaatgatgaagataaatTCAAGAAGTTGAAGTCAGCTGTCATTAAATATGAACcaccaataataatattcattAATTACAAACAGACTGCTGATTGGTTAGCggaaaaatttcagaagGAAACCAACATGAAGGTGACCATTTTACATGGTTCGAAATCCCAAGAGCAAAGAGAATATTCCTTGCAGTTATTTCGCACCAACAAAGTCCAAATTATGATCGCAACTAATGTTGCTGCAAGAGGATTAGATATTCCTAACGTTTCATTAGTAGTCAATTTCCagatttccaaaaaaatagatgatTACATTCATAGAATTGGTAGAACAGGTCGTGCCGCAAAGGAGGGCACCGCTATCTCATTTGTTAGTGGTGCTGAGGATGAATCACTGATACGTGACCTTCACAAATATGTCAGAAAGCATGATCCCTTAAAcagcaatattttttccGATGTTgtaaaaaacaaatacaacGTCGGTAAACAGGCCGTTAATGAGGTTATATATTAA
- the PEX5 gene encoding Pex5p (Peroxisomal membrane signal receptor for peroxisomal matrix proteins~similar to YDR244W) produces MDVGSCSVGNNPLAQLHKHTQQNKSLQFSQQNNGPLNESALQNNNKPNVSEAFKSNMNTISQESMVNMHRFINGEPLADDKRRMEIGRSSGRPPFFSDVRSLQSLSSSNQTNGTNDISHWSREFQGSNSIQNRNTDAGNSEKAWQRPSQTASSRFQYPNTMMNNYAYASMNSLSGSRLQSPGFMNQQQHERSKEDVSQHGEQPWADQFEKLEKEVSENLGINDEIEEEENVTEVEQNKPEIVEKEEEVYGDQYQTDFQDVWDSIHKDAEDVLPSELVNDDLNLGEDYLKYLGGRVNGNIEYAFQSNNEYLNNPNAYKIGCLLMENGAKLSEAALAFEAAVKEKPDHVDAWLRLGLVQTQNEKELNGISALEECLKLDPKSLEAMKTLAISYINEGYDMSAFTMLDKWAETKYPETWSIIKQQDDNAQKEKGFTHIDMNARITKQYLQLANSLSTVDPEVQLCLGLLFYTKDDFDKTIDCFESALKVNPNDELMWNRLGASLANSNRSEEAIQAYHRALQLKPSFVRARYNLAVSSMNIGCFKEAAGYLLSVLSMHEVNTNKKGDVGSLLNTYNDAVIDTLKRVFIAMNRDDLLQEVKPGMDLKKFRGEFSF; encoded by the coding sequence ATGGACGTAGGAAGTTGTTCGGTGGGAAATAATCCGCTTGCGCAATTGCACAAACATACTCAGCAGAACAAATCGCTTCAATTTAGTCAGCAGAACAATGGGCCTCTTAATGAATCAGCTTTACAGAATAACAACAAGCCAAATGTTAGTGAGGCTTTTAAATCCAATATGAATACCATTTCACAAGAAAGCATGGTAAATATGCATAGATTTATAAACGGAGAACCCCTGGCCGAtgataaaagaagaatggaAATAGGGCGATCCTCAGGCAGGcctccatttttttcagacGTGCGTTCTCTACAAAGCTTATCAAGCTCAAACCAAACCAACGGAACAAACGACATATCTCATTGGTCGCGAGAGTTTCAAGGTAGTAATAGTATTCAAAATAGAAACACGGATGCAGGAAATTCAGAAAAGGCGTGGCAGCGCCCCTCACAAACCGCATCAAGCCGGTTTCAATATCCTAATACCATGATGAATAACTATGCTTACGCTTCAATGAACAGTCTTAGCGGGTCAAGGCTTCAATCGCCAGGGTTTATGAATCAACAACAGCATGAACGCTCTAAAGAAGATGTCAGTCAGCATGGAGAACAGCCTTGGGCGGATCAGTTTGAAAagttggaaaaagaagTCTCTGAAAATCTGGGTATAAATGATGAAAtagaagaggaggaaaaTGTGACTGAGGTAGAACAAAACAAACCAGAAATTGTTGAGAAGGAGGAAGAGGTATATGGGGATCAGTATCAAACCGATTTCCAAGACGTATGGGATAGCATACACAAAGATGCTGAGGACGTCTTGCCATCTGAGTTAGTTAATGATGACCTCAATCTGGGGGAAGACTACTTGAAATATCTCGGTGGCAGAGTAAATGGGAACATCGAGTATGCTTTTCAATCTAACAACGAATATTTAAATAATCCTAATGCATACAAAATCGGTTGCTTATTGATGGAGAACGGAGCTAAATTGAGCGAGGCAGCGCTGGCATTTGAAGCGGCTGTCAAAGAGAAACCAGACCATGTAGATGCATGGCTAAGGCTGGGCCTAGTACAAACCCAGAATGAAAAGGAGTTGAACGGAATAAGCGCTTTAGAAGAATGTTTAAAATTAGATCCAAAGAGTCTGGAAGCAATGAAAACTCTAGCGATAAGTTATATAAACGAAGGTTATGATATGAGCGCCTTCACAATGCTAGATAAATGGGCAGAAACTAAATATCCGGAAACTTGGTCAATAATCAAACAACAAGATGACAACgctcaaaaagaaaaaggattCACCCATATTGACATGAATGCGCGTATAACAAAGCAATATTTGCAATTAGCAAACAGTTTAAGCACAGTGGATCCTGAAGTACAACTATGTCTGGGTCTTCTATTTTATACAAAGGATGATTTTGACAAAACCATAGATTGCTTTGAAAGTGCGTTGAAGGTGAATCCTAATGACGAACTCATGTGGAACAGATTAGGAGCTTCATTGGCCAACTCCAATAGATCAGAGGAAGCGATTCAAGCCTATCACAGGGCACTACAACTAAAACCTTCCTTCGTTAGAGCTCGCTATAATCTGGCAGTGTCATCAATGAATATAGGTTGTTTTAAAGAAGCTGCAGGCTACTTATTAAGTGTTTTAAGTATGCATGAGGTGAACACCAACAAGAAGGGAGACGTTGGATCTCTCTTGAATACGTACAATGATGCCGTTATAGACACTTTGAAGAGAGTTTTTATAGCAATGAACAGGGATGATTTATTGCAAGAAGTGAAGCCAGGCATGgatctaaaaaaatttagagGTGAATTTTCGTTTTGA
- the MNN10 gene encoding alpha-1,6-mannosyltransferase (Subunit of a Golgi mannosyltransferase complex~similar to YDR245W), with translation MSSVPYNSQLPISNHLDYDEEEKKSRGSKSGLKYKIIYWRKTLRNSLARWRKPILLISLALFLFIWISDSSISGGPSTTSFQGQNSNDNKLSNPGSSLNSKRYVPPYSKRSRWSFWNQDPRIVIILAANEGGGVLRWKNEQEWAIEGISIENKKAYAKRHGYGLTIKDLTTSKRYSHEYREGWQKVDILRQTFREFPNAEWFWWLDLDTMIMEPSKSLEEHIFDRLETLADRELKSFNPLNLKDDIPYVNYSEEMEFLITQDCGGFNLGSFLIKNSEWSKLLLDMWWDPVLYEQKHMVWEHREQDALEALYENEPWIRSRIGFLTLRTINAFPPGACSEFSGDSRYFYSEKDHDFVVNMAGCNFGRDCWGEMQYYTTLMEKLNRKWYTRFFFP, from the coding sequence ATGTCTAGTGTACCTTATAATTCCCAGCTTCCTATATCCAACCATTTAGATTacgatgaagaggaaaagaagagcagAGGCTCAAAATCAGGTTTGAAATATAAGATAATATACTGGAGGAAAACGTTAAGGAATTCTTTAGCGAGATGGAGAAAACCAATACTGCTAATATCTTtagctttatttttattcataTGGATAAGCGATTCCTCCATAAGCGGAGGTCCATCTACTACAAGTTTTCAAGGCCAAAATAGTAACGATAACAAGTTGAGTAACCCTGGTTCTAGCCTCAATTCCAAAAGATATGTACCACCGTACTCAAAGAGATCGAGATGGTCGTTTTGGAACCAAGATCCTAGAATCGTCATTATATTAGCGGCAAACGAAGGTGGTGGTGTATTGAGGTGGAAAAATGAACAAGAGTGGGCTATCGAAGGTATatcaatagaaaataagaagGCTTATGCGAAGAGACATGGCTACGGGTTAACTATCAAGGATTTGACGACATCCAAAAGATACTCCCACGAATACAGGGAAGGCTGGCAAAAGGTAGATATATTAAGGCAAACCTTTAGGGAGTTTCCCAATGCGGAATGGTTCTGGTGGTTGGATCTGGATACTATGATAATGGAGCCCTCCAAATCACTAGAAGAACATATTTTTGACAGATTGGAAACTTTAGCCGACAGagaattgaaaagttttaaTCCTTTAAACCTCAAAGACGACATACCCTACGTTAATTATTCGGAGGAAATGGAATTTTTAATAACTCAAGATTGTGGTGGCTTCAACCTGGGCtcatttttgataaagaataGCGAGTGGTCTAAACTGCTTTTAGATATGTGGTGGGACCCCGTCCTGTATGAACAAAAACATATGGTCTGGGAACATAGAGAGCAGGATGCATTAGAGGCATTATACGAAAACGAACCATGGATTCGTTCGAGAATAGGATTTTTGACCCTAAGAACGATCAATGCATTCCCACCGGGAGCATGCTCTGAATTCAGTGGTGATTCAAGATATTTTTACAGTGAGAAAGACCACGATTTTGTTGTGAATATGGCTGGATGCAATTTTGGCAGAGATTGCTGGGGCGAGATGCAGTACTATACCACTTTAATGGAAAAACTGAATAGAAAATGGTATACAAGGTTTTTCTTCCCATAG